Within Solea solea chromosome 1, fSolSol10.1, whole genome shotgun sequence, the genomic segment AATCTTACACTGGGTCTACAACACATAATCATATTTACCTTAAATATTATAAAGAATAAGAGAaaagatcattttattttttggaaaatacCATAAAAAGTTATTGCTTTATTACATTGATAGACAACTTTTAATGGGGTCCCACATCAAAAACCACTAGACTCAGACTTGTCAAGCCTGGTATAGATTATCCCACAGAGGCTAACTTTGAGAACAGGGACATTTCACTGTGTTCTTCTGCATTTGAACTTCAATAGGCCATGTCCAGATATAAAACCACTCTACTCAGACTTACCAGATATGGTCATAATTATCCCAAAGAAGCTTGAGACTCTTTAAACTCTATGTCTGatttgtgaaacctttattctattggtaaaaataaaaaagtgacatttcacTGTGTTCTTCTGCTATAATAGACCAGGTTCAGATCCAAAACCACAACACTCAGACATACCAGAGCTGGTCTTGATTATCCTAGAGAAGCTCCAGACTCTCCTGATTTGTGAAACCTTTATCCtagttgtgaaaatgaaaatgaatggcaTTTCACTGTATGACTGTGGTCCAGATCTAAGACCACTACATTCTCACTACACTAAAACTTGGCAAGTATCCCAGAGAGAATAAAGACTTGAGAAGTTTTACACAAGCAAATCTCATATGTACTAAATGATGTAAATGACTTATGGTGTATTATGGTTTTTGTAGGTTTGTCATTACTTTTCACTCTCACCTCGAAATTCTGCCCCAGTTCGTACACCACTCCCCGGTACTCGCAGCCGATCTTCTCGCACCTGGGGCAGCAGTCGGTGGGGTAGTGGCTGACATGGATGCACGCAGCCGGGAGGGAGGTGCACTCAGTGCGGGCACACGCGGAGCCCTCGGTAGTGCACTCACACTGGGTGCAGTGGTCCGAGTCCAGAAAATACCATTCCCCGACGTAGTAGACGCTGCCGTTGGCCTCACAGGTGCTCTCCTGTTGTCCGGCGACTGAGAAGCCAAAGGCGGTCTGTGCGTAAAGCAGGAGCGCCAGAGCGGCCGTGCGTATCCTGCGCTCCAAGGAGAGGCGCCGACTGGACAACTTTGCCATGTTTATCTTAAGATTCTCCTTGTcccaaagcaacaacaacaaaaaagtttgCACTGAAGTGAAACATCCACTCTGGTCCAGCTGGAGTTTGTATTTTACAAAGATGTTTTAGTTTCTTACATTGTTGCAGCGCAAACACTGTTGAGTTTAACCCCGGGGGTTTTGCCCCAGCACAACGGTTCTCCTGCGCTCTGCTGGAGCTGCGCGCGTCTATGCGCACGGTCCGGAAGGGGGTGGAGGTTTGTGGGATTAAAGAGGGAAAGTTATAATCactgacagagagggagagagagagagagagagagaggagtggggTTCACATGGCAGTCTCAGTCCTCCCTCCACACTTTACAAGACCACAGGTGTGCTGCTGCTTATGACTCCTTTAAAACCCTATTATATAGTCTAATATGCTTTTTTGTTCTCAATGAAATACACTTTAAACGCAAATTAGTGTGGAAATGATAGTTACTTACAGTCAGATtgtttgatctgtttttttttatatctatcTGATCCTTATCTTGACCCTTTatatatgaca encodes:
- the zgc:113531 gene encoding von Willebrand factor C domain-containing protein 2-like, with product MAKLSSRRLSLERRIRTAALALLLYAQTAFGFSVAGQQESTCEANGSVYYVGEWYFLDSDHCTQCECTTEGSACARTECTSLPAACIHVSHYPTDCCPRCEKIGCEYRGVVYELGQNFEPSGCEHCKCESDGIARCIVADCAPPPCVNPVYDPGKCCPECKEGPNCYADASRGKVIPAGEPVWVDPCTKCRCHDGQDASYWEGNRLATCSRLKNCTPEQPSIQQN